The genomic segment TTTCATTGGGCTTTAAGCTGTGCCCATCTCTTGGGAGCGGCCCCAGGCTCTTCGTCTCTGAGTGGGGCACCGCATTGCCGAGCTTCGGGCCATGGATCTCCAGACCGCAAGGGCATGGAGGATCAAGGAACAGCCAAGGCCCAGACAGAGAGGGCAGCAAATGGCGATTGACCTTTCCCTGAATCCGCAAGCCAACGGACGGGGTATTTGTTCCGTGCGGCAAATCGCCTCCATCACAAAGGGGCAGATTTGCAGTTCGAGCCCCATCCATGGGCGCCTCCATCCACAAATATCCGGCTCATCGGCTTATGCTGTGAATTCGAAAGGTTGAGTGCATATCTCACGGATTCATGGATGGGAGGACGGCTTCGTGGCCCGATCGCCCGTTCAGGGACGTGTAGTGCATGATTTGGGGTTATAGGTTGGCAACATGGCAAGTTTTTCTTTGTATGGCCTTGAAACTACAAGCCAATCGTATTTTTCCTTTGCAAGCTGGCTTGCCAGCTTGGTCATCTGCTGTGTGTTATCAGAGCCAAGCTGCGATACAATCTTTTTAAGGATGGAGGCAAACTCATCCAGCTCAGCCTCATAAAGATGTATGCCATTTTTAAAAGCAAGTCCACGATTTCCGATCTTGGTAGTGAGGCAAACAAGTCCTGCAGCGGCATATTCCACAAGCTTTAAGTTGGTGCCTGAACCTGAAACAACAGGATTTAATCCGATGTCTGAGGACCTTAGCACTATATTTTTTTCTTCATCATCAAGCCTGCCGAGAAACCACAGGTTTGAACCTGAGGGTGCAGATTCAGCTTCGCAAACGCTTCCAAGTACCAGAAAAAGGATGTCAGGGCAGGCTTCAGAAAGAGAGCGAATAACAGGCAATGCCTCAATGTTGGGCTTGTGAAGGCTTCCAATAAACAGGGCAACAGGCATATCTATGCCAAGACGGCGCTTAAGCGCTGCCTTTTCGTCAGATGAAAGCGGGGCAACACTGCTAAAATCCACACCATTTGGGACAACAAGTATAACTTCTGGGCCTATGCCATAGAGCTTTACAAGGCGCATGGCATCTTGCTCTGAGCAGGCTATGATAAGTTGCGCCTCTTTGCAGGCACGCATCTCCACCTCAAAAACCTGTCTTAGATATGCACGGGCAGGTTCTGTATCCGGCAGCATTGCGGATTTGATGTCATATTCCACATTGTGCGCCTCGTACCATATAGGCCCACTCCAGCACCTTCTAACAGCATGAAACAGATATGGATGAGATAGTACCACTAAGCTGGCATGTCCAATGCGGGACGAGATGGCTTTTTCATAGGAGGAAAGGAGCTTAAAGCCCTCAATAGAGGCGATATCATCAGCAGATACACCAAGACAAGTAGATACTTCCACAGTATGCCTATGGAAACGGGGGTTTCTTGGAACGATCAATTCTTCAAAATTAGGGGTGATAAAGGACTGAGAAGGAATGCCGGAGGTATTATGCGGGTCAAAACCTCCGATAGAAACAAGACTGATGTCTGCAATAGATGACAGCTCTTTGTAAATGTGAAATATGCGCTTTTGACCACCGCTTAGAGGCGGCTGAACCTGAAAGGTATTTACCACTACCACCTTAGGAATGAACACATTTGTTGCCACTTGGCTGCGTGAAGGCGACATAGAACTTGGGGCTAAAGCCTTGCGATTAGGGCCTTGAGGCTCAACCCCCTCAAGCAGGGCATCAACAGTATTCTGCCAGTTTATATGCCGGACAGACTCCTTTGCCCTTTTCCCCATTTCAATGGTTTTTTCTCTGTTTTCAATAAGCTCCTTCATGGCATCTGCGATTGAGCCTGGCCTTGGCTCAACACAAAGCCCTGTCTCATTGTGGGTCACCAACTCATTAACCCCGCCGGAGTCGAGGGTAGTTAGCACAGCCTTGCCTGAAAGCATTGCCTCAAGGGTAATCAACCCGTAATCTTCATCATACGGGACAAAAGGAACAAACAGGGCTGAAGAATAGGTCTCTACCAAAGAAGAATCATTAAGATAGCCCAAAAAATGTATCTGAGGGGTATCTGAAGCAAGTTTTTGAAGCGCCTCTTGTTGACCGCCTGTGCCAGCAATGTGAAATTCCACAGATGAACGCAGCCTTTGTGGCAACGATTTGAATGCCGTTATCAAAAGGTCAATGCGTTTAAGCCCCTCAAGCCTGCTAGCAGTAAATATATGACGATAATCACCTGTATGAAGACCACAAAGATCTGTAGGATGGTGTATGACCTTAATGACAATGGCAGACATGTCTGCATTTTTGGGAAAATATCCCTCTCTTAAAGCGACATTTCTGGAAATTGCACGCCAGTATCTGATCTGATCAGTAGTAAGGGCAGCACTATCAAGCCAATGAATAATTGCCCTTGTCAAAGGTCCAGGAAATGCAAAGGTCAAGGGGTCTAATCTATCTTGAATATCTTTGAGCCTAAAGAGTTCTTGAAAGAATAAAGGCAACATGGCCCTGCTCGGTGTAGTCCTGAGCATATTGTCAAGTCTTTCAAGCTCTTTGTGATTAGGCGTAAAATCAACTGGCTGTCCTGTTTTGTGATACAGGTCATAGACGCCGCGACACTTATGCTGCATGTAAACCATGTGATTTGGATGAGAAATAAGCCATGCGGGGTCTTTAGTTGTGATAACAAGGTCAAAATGATCAAGATTTAACTGACTGAATCGATATGCTCCTTCTATTATCCCCCAAAAATGATTGCCGTTGCATGGGATTTTAATCAACTCTGCACTGTGGGGGGTAAGTTGATTTATGGCGTTTAACAGGCCCCAAAAGAGTTTTTCAGCGCCACCGATAACAAAAGGTATGGGACTTGGCGTAACAATGGCAATGTTCATAAAGATGGCTTTGTCCCTATCCAGACAAAGTCTCTTGAGACCTTGACATAATCCTCAAGTTTATCAAAACGATATAAATCCGCCTCTACAAGGCCATCTTGCTCTAAAAAGTAGGCCTTTGAAGGTCTAAAATCCCTTGCAGAGCCCAAAAACTGAAGTGTATCAGGAAAGACAGGACGTATGTGGTCAGGATCACGATAAAAATCACCTGAGCCAACGAGGATATTCCGAGGATTAGGGGTCTCAAAAATAGCTATGCCACCTGGGACAAGTACACGATATACCTCATCAAGCAGCAACAACTGAGAAGAAAAAGACAGATGCTCTATAAAATGAAAGGCCGTTACAACATGAAATGATGCCCCTTTTTGGACAGAAAGGAAATGAAATACATCATCAAAAACCACCTCAAACCCATATTCCATGGCCATAGCAGAAAGGTTAGGATTTTTATCCACACCAATGGCATCATAACCATGCCAACGAAGAAGCTCAAGCCACTCTCCTCTGCCACAGCCTAGATCAAGACATCTTGGTCTGGTTTCAGGCTTTGGCAGAAGTGGCAAATATCTCTTAAGTTTGTCCTCGATCTCTTCACGGCTTCCTCTAAAACTGTCTTCAAAATCCACATACACAGAACTTAAAGAAGACAGTGATTCTTGCTGCACACTATAAGCATCGGCTTCATTTGATCTTAACGCCCGTAAAGCCTGGAGATTCAGCCTGCGGTCTAAATCTAAGGCGGTTCTGCGAATTCTTGCCACTTCGTCAGAAAGTGCTGATGCCTTTTGGAATGCAGCCTGCCTAAACTCATCTACACGTAAATGCAGATCCCGCTCAACTCTATCAGCGCGGCTTCCAACTGAATGCAATTCCTGCTCAAGTTTATCAGCGCGGCTTCCAACTGAACGCAATTCCTGCTCAAGTTTATCAGCGCGGCTTCCAACTGAACGCAATTCCTGCTCAAGTTTATCCAAAAAACCTTCGAGGATTTTTTTGTCTTTTTTTACTTGATAAAGCTCAAACTCAAGGGATTTCAGGTTTTTATATAGGCTAAGAGGGTTAAAAAAGCATTTGAGATAACGAAATAGCGGGCCAATTGCTGGAAGGTTTAAGACAAGACGGCTTATTCCAATTTCATCACTTTTAAAACCTGCCTTTCTTGCTTCTTTACTATATGCCAATCTGCAAAGAATGTCTTTTTTGTCAAGCCTTCCTTGGGCAAGGCAGGTACGATAGTATGACATGCCATATTCATCTGGGGTACGACTCAGTACATAACGATAAGCTGCATCTATAAATTCTTCTCCGTCAAGGCTGAGGATATCTGCAAGTGAGTCTGCATTTTTCTTGCTTTGGAGATAACCCATCTGCTTGGTCAACCTTTTGGTCTCTTGCTTTATGTTGCGTAAAAAAGCATCACGATCTACTTGCATTTTTTTCATTTAGTTCAGAATGCTTGGCAATAGCTATCTATACCTGCCTTTGCCTGTGCTACGGTGGTTGTGCTTGATGTTATGCCAGACAAAAAATATACACCTATCTGCTCAGAGTCATATGTACAACCAGCCCGTACCTTCTCTGTAAAATAGTTAGCTACTTCAAGTTTGTTATTTATAGTTATCAAGTCACTATTTTGAGCACCGTTTAGCACATCTAATGTGATAGTCTGCAATTTCATTAACCCGTTGTTTAGGTTATAAAGGTAGTATTCCTTGCCACCTTCATCAGGGTTTCGGCTAAACATTTGTTGATAAATGGTGTCAATTAACTCGTCGTTAGTAAAACCGCCATATCTTTCTGTAAACTCATTAGATGTGCCAAATGCCATGATAATTTGAGATAAATCGCCATTAGCATCAGCTAACCTGGCTGTCCAGTAATCCTGTCCATCAGGATCAGCAGGTCTGCCATAATAGGCAATATATATTTTTTGAACTTCATCAAGGTACTGGCTGTTTGATGTGCCAGACTGACTTACGCTAAGAGTCTTTCCTGCAATAGTGAGCGTACCTGTACGGCTAATTGAACCGGTATTGGCTGCAACTGAATATTCAACTATCCCGTCTCCAGTGCCACTTGAACCAGAGGTGATGCTGAGCCAGCTGTTATTGGAGGTAGCAGTCCATGTGCAGGTTGGAGATGAAGAAGACACTGAAACAGAGCCAAAGCCACCGGCAGCGGTAAAACTTTGACTTGTAGGATCTATGGAATATGTGCAGGTTGTGTCAGATGCAACCCTGTAGTTTGCAACAATCCTTCTTGTGTCATTAAAGGTCTTGGCATTATCCGCTCCGTTTGGGTCATTGGAACTTACACCTGTTGGAAAACCGTTGTAACTCTTGGCGGGATTGGAATAGTAAAGTATCGTGTTTGCTTTTGTAAAACTGGTTTCATAAGCCATAATGGTTACAAATTGATTGTCTATACCGTATCCACATGAATATGGATAGAAGCCTTGAGAACAACCTGTCCTTCTGTCATGATCGCCTCCAAGCAGATGCCCTATCTCATGTGCAAAGGAGGTGTCAGAACAATAATAATAACCTTCAGAGGCGCTTTTAAAGTCTGTAACGTTAAAGGCGTAATAGGGGTTGCAAAAACCTTCTTTTTTAAGTATCCAGCTAAGGCCACATGAGCCACCACCCTGATATACCCTGAAAAGTGCTACGATATCAGCCTTATACTGCTCTCTAAGACTACTTATGGTCTCAGGAGGTGCAGGTGGATTAAATGAACTACAACTTCCTGTTGTGCCAGTGATATAGTATAATACGTCATTTATTTTTGCACTTTCACTTGCTTGACTGTCTGTAAAGAGCGCACTATGTACCAATCTGAGCTGTGTGTTAATGCCGCTGTTGTTAAATGCCTCATTTGCAATGTCTATGGCATGTTGTATCTTAGATGCCAGTTGTGATGAGTATTTCGTGTAAAATTGCTGCGTATAGAGGACAAGAACATCAATATATTCGCCTGATTCAGTGGTGGTTGAATATGCCTGAGCAGCCTTGTATGGCAAATTTTCGTGTTCTATCATGGGGATCAGATAGTCATCTGGTGATGTCTTAATGTATGAACTATCCTCTTTTATTATGACATAATCAGCGCCATCTGGCTCAACTATGTAAGAGGCATTTTGAGTGACAATTTTACCATTCATAACGCCATCTACCACAGTCAGCACAACTGAGCTGAGTTCATCACCCTTAACCTTTCCAAACCATGTCCATGAGTTACGCGCCCTGTCAGTTACCCTCTTTTCAGCAATAATCATCTTTTGATCAGGCATAAGCAATGTGAACTCAGTAGAACTGATAGCACCAGGTCTTATGAGTTGGATATTGGCTGATACTCTAATACGATTAGCCCCACCTGAAGGCTCAGCACGTGATGACATGGCGCTTGGTTGCTGAATAATTTCAAAGAGATAGGGTGGCTCTAAATCGGAAAATGCAGACTCAGTAACAGTAAAAAGACACAACAGTGAAAAGAGAAGGACAACATACGTTTGGCGGAAAAGATTAAATTGCATAGGTAGCACCGCCCAATGTTATTTAATAAATTACCTTATCATTTAGCAATTTGTCAAGTTTTTTTATCTCATCAACACTTAAGCAACCGCTTGCAGCCTTAAGCCTGATTGATAGAATAAGGTCATTACATAAGGCATTTTTTAGCTCCACCTCTGCATTAAAATATGCTTGCTCAGCGTTTATAAGATCGGTTTGTGTGCGGGTTCCGATTGCACGCCCCTTTCTTACGCCTTTCAGTTGCACACATGCAGACTCCAACTGTTTTTTTAGGGCGGCATAAAGACGTTGGTTGGCTTTTACATTAGAGAAAGCAATCTCAGTCTTCTTAGAAAGATCATCTTCATAGGCCTTAAGTTTCTCGCTTGCCTCTTTTCTCATGGCAGCATAGGCAGATACTGTAGATTTAGTACGAAATCCTTCAAAGACAGGCATCTTAAGGGTTACGCCGTAAGCAAAATCTTCAGTCTTAAGCTCAGACAAAAAGGCATCACCTTTTCTTACTGAATAGCTACTATATAGTTGAGCCGTTGGAAGATATCCAGCATAAGCACGTTTGACCTCATTTTCAGCGACGGCAAGCTCGTTTCTTGCCTTTATGAGGACAGGATGGTTTTTAAGAGTATATGTTATCCATGCCGAAACATCTGAAGGTTCAGGGGAAGCAGGCTCAAAATTAGAAATTGCCTTAATCTGACGGGCTGAAATACGAATGCCTGCGATCCTACTAAGCTCGCTTTCAAAATTTTCCCTCTCTCCTATTGCCTTTTCAAGCTTTGCCTCTTGCGCATCAAGGGCAGCCTTTGCTTCATAAACAGATACTATATCTGTAGTTCTTTCGCGGAACTTTGTCTCTGCCTCCCTTAACACCTCAATGAGCCTATCTCGTTCCTTCCTCGTAAGATCTTCAGTATTGTACGCAATTATTACATTGAAAAAAGCCTCTGCAAGACGTTGAATGAGATTTTGTTCAGCATATAGCACATCTGCCTCTGCAGACTGGATGCGCAAGTCAGCTGACTTAAAACCATACCAACTTTCTACATCAAAAAGTGGTTGGGTAAGCGTTACTGAATAATTATAGGCTGAGTACAAGCCTTGCATTTTGGGCGTTGTTCCATAATTTAATAGTGTATGGTCAATTTTGCTTAAGCTTGCGCCTGTATCTATGTGAGGCAATAGATTTGATCTTGCTATACCTTTCTCAGCATATTTTCCCTCTAGTTGTGCCTTAGCTGCTAGCAAAGTGCCGTCTCTTTCCTTTGCTAAGTTATAAAGCTCTAATAAACCATATTTATGCGTTAGTTGATCTGCTTTTTTGAGGTCTTCTAAGCAAGAAGGTTCTTTAGGAAAGGATTGATTAAATGGCAATTTAAAGTAATCAAAATCAGGGTCTTCAACCTCGTGTGCATGTGCAAGAGGTAATGTAAAAGCACAATAAAGCAAATAAAGAATAAAATAAAGCAAAATTAGGACTCCCTGAAGGTATTTCTGAGCCTATCTCTAAGGGGTGAAAGTAAATAGTCAATTACCCTGCGCTCACGGGTTGCAATAGCCACCTGTGCATTCATCCCTGGCATTAGTTTTATGTCCTTGACCTTTGAAAGGGTTTCTGAGTTTACCTCTATATATACCTTGTAATAAGGCATTTCTCCGTAGGCTGTTTTTTCTGTCAGCCTATCTGCTGAAACATATGAAACCGCACCATCAATTGGTGGATGAGTGCTTGGCTTAAAAGCGCTGAAAGTTATTTCTGCTTTTTGCCCTGGAGACACCTCATTTATGCTATCTACACTTACTTTTGCCTCAATAATCAAACGATCCTCCAGTGGCACTATGTCCATTAAGGGCTCTTTGCCTGCAATAACTCCACCAATTGTAGCCACTTTAAGATCAACAACCTTGCCATCAATTGGCGCTCTGATAATGAGTCTTGAGAGGGCATCTTTAGGGGCTCTTATGCGTTCAGTCAGCTCAAGGAGATGGCTTTCTGATTCTCGTAGTTTAGCAGTGCACTCCTCAATGCGTTGGTCACGCAGAGCATTTAACCTAGTTTTATATTCAACTGCGCGTTCCTCATTTGTTGTAATTTGAGAAAGAATGGCCATTTTATTCCTAAGTTTTTCTGCTAAAAGCCTTTCAAGATCAAGCACAACTGTCCTTGTTACATAACCCTCATCAAGCAGAGCACGATGGCTCTTTAACTGTTCATTGACAGCGGCTATCTCGTTGTCTGCAGCGGCAAGCTGTTCCTTAAGCCCTGCCACCTCCTTTTCTATCTGGCGAATCTGGGACAGTAACATCTCACGCTGCGAATTATAAGAGTCAAGCCGAGCATTAAAAAGCCTCTGCTCTGAGGTTATAAACTCTCTTAGTGCTTGCTCTTTTTCTGATCTCTCAAGCAAATCTTTTGGAAATGTGATGTGTTGGGCATCATTTTTCTCGGCAGTAAGCCTTGCTATACGTGCGTTTTCCTCATCAATCTGTTTAGTTAAAAGCTCAACAGTTGCGCTAAGCATCTCATCGTCAAGGGCTATAAGTGGTGTATCTGTCTTTACTATATCCCCTTCTTTGACAAATATTTTCTTTACGATGCCGCCTTCCAGGTGCTGAATGGTCTTTCTCTTGCTCTCCACAATCACGACACCATGTGCCATGACCGCGCCTTGAATATGAGCCAAAAAGGCCCATAATACGAAACCGCCAAAACATACAGCTAAAATTAGCAGCCCGATGCGTGAGATTTTGGAAGGTTCTGGAGCTGTAAGCCTTTTATCTTCCTTTTGAGGTAGGATTGTAATGATGTCAGCAACATTATCGGATCGTTTTTTATTGAATGATTGGACTTCCACCTGCTCCTCCAGCATGTATCCTTGACTGGGACTGTTGAGGTACAAGCTGCTTGAAAACTTCATTCCTTGGCCCATAAAGTTTCACAGCACCATCTGTAACAAGCAGTATCTTGTCAACAATGGACAGAATGTTCAGCTTATGGCTTATGACAACTGTTGTTAGTTTTGCCTTTTTAGCAATCAAGATAGCATTTAAAAGTGCCTGCTCTCCCTCGGTATCTAAATTTGAATTAGGCTCATCCATGACTATGAGCTTTGGAAGCCCATAAAATGCCCGCGCTATGCCAATGCGTTGCCTTTGACCACCTGACAGGATCGTGCCTGTCTCGCCAATATCTGTATCATAACCATTTGGCAGCCTCAGAATCATCTCATGACAGCCTGCGATCATGGCTGCCTGAATGACCTTTTGAGAGTCAACCTCTTGAAGCCTTGCTATATTTTCTGCTACAGTGCCGGGAAAAAGCTCTATATCCTGAGGTAAGTAGCCGATATATTGCCCTATCTTGTCTTTCTGCCACTGACTAATGTCAGCCCCATCCAGTCTGACAGCGCCCACAGTTGGCTTGTAAACGCCCACCATCAAGCGCGCAACAGTGGACTTTCCTGCAGCTGAAGGACCTATGATGCCCAAAGTCTCACCCGGCTGCAGGGCAAAGGACATCGCCTTGATAACAGAACGCTGCCCAATATTAAAATATACATTCTCAAACACAACATGGCCTTTGGGGGCAAGAAGATCCATCTGCTCAGCCTTTGTTGTATTGATGGTATCCATAAACTCTGATAGTCTTCGGTAAGCTTGACGAGCCTCGACAAAGTTTTTCCATCCAGATATAGCTAGGTCAATTGGACTAAGGGCCTTGCCAGCAATGATAGAGCCAGCAATCATGATACCACCTGTCGCCTCATTTTTAAGCACAAGATAAGCGCCTACTCCAAGCATAGAGGACTGAAGAAACTGTCTTGCAAACTTGGACATATTAGTAAGAAGCCCTGCCTTTTTACTTGCAAGGGTCTGATAGCCAATACTCAGACTGTTATATTTTCCCCAATGTTTAAGTACACCCTTAAACATGCCCATCGCATTGATTGCTTCTCTATTTCTAAGGGAAATATCTACATATCGTGAGGCGTCCCTGCCATATTTATTTGCATCTTTAAGTGGCTCGCGCGAGATTTTTTCATTGAGAATTGCTAAAGTAATCATAACAATAGCACCAAAAAAGGCAACGCTAAATAAAACTGGATGCATGTAATAGAGAATAAGCATGTAGATAGGAAACCAAGGGGCATCAAAGATAGCAAATATGCCTGTTCCTGTCAAAAAGGTCCGAATGATACCCATGTCTTTAAGACCATATGGATAGGTTTTGCCTATCTGAGCGCCATCAAGCCCTATCATACCCCTCAGAATATCTTCAGAAATCATGTCGTCAAGCTTGGCATTGATGCCAACAAGTAGACGAGAACGAACAACATCCAATCCAAGGGCTGTAAGCAAAAGAGCAGCCAGCAGGATTGTAAGCATAACTAAGGTCTCTACACTGCGGCTGTTTATCACGCGGTCATAGACCTGAAGCATATAAAGTGATGGCGCTAATTGCAGTAGATTACTTACAAGACTGAAGAGACCAACGTATAAAAAATAATTAGAAAATTTTAAAAGAAATTTTTTCATAGAGGGGAATTTATACCCTTTCAGATATTGTCAACCTGATAATCAGTTCTGCCCATTCTCCCTAATCACATCCCAAACCGAGTACCAGTAATTCTTCATATATTTTTAAGCGCTACTTAAAAAACAGGTTAACCTTCAACCGCTCCCGAAACAATTCACGGCTGCCACGATGCTTTGTCTCAAAAGCATAATAAAATTTCTTCTCATTCATCGTAGAGTTTACCGGATTTATTCCGTGTCATCTGAATTCTCACAGGTAGGTTGCAGACACCTGTAAAAAGAGGTGCACTGTCCGGAATACACTGAAACACCAGTGCTCTATCCCACCAATCATAGTTATTGACTACATGTACATCTTTGGTGTGGAGCGCTGCTGTCACGCTGTAACTTCCATACCCCAAAAAAAGCCCGGGAAAACAAAAATCCACATAAAATGATTCTGCTGCAGACATGCCTTTAAGAGTCAAGCCGTGATGAAAGGTATTGGTGCCGAAGACGTCGTTTCCCAACCGATCACGAATAAGAATACCTACTGTTAGTTCCTCAAGACTGTCATTTGTTTGGACATGAACACGAAACGTTGCACTTTCACCGGTTTGAATGGCCCTTACCGGCTTGCCATCGGACAACAGTTCAACAGCTGTGATGGAGGCGCGGCCGTTTCCAGAACGGGTTTTTTTTCTGCCAGATGTCGTTTCTTCCTGCAGTATCTTTTGATTTTCCTGCTGTCTGGCGATCATGGCATTGTAATAGTCCAAAGTGTTATCTGGCATATCATCTTTGACGAGTAGACCACCATCCAGAAGGATTGCCCTTTTACAGAGAGTCTTTATAGCACCAGGACTGTGCGAGACAAATAGCAGCGTGGTGCCTGCATCCCGAAACCGGCGTATGCGATCAAAACTCTTATGCTGAAAGTAGGTATCACCCACCGACAGCGCCTCATCCACAATCAGGATGTCCGGCCTTACGCAGGTAGCCACGCTGAAGGCAAGTCTCATCTGCATGCCGCTGGAATAGACCCTTATAGGCTGATCTATATATTCCCCTATCTCGGCGAAGGCCTCGATCTCTGGCATCAGGCGCGCGATTTCCTCGGCGCTGCAGCCAAGCAGTTGCCCAGCCATGAACACATTCTGCCTTCCTGTGAAGTCGGGATGAAAGCCCATACCCAGTTCCAGCAGGGCGGCGACGCGGCCGGTGATCTGGACGCTTCCGGTGGTGGGCTGGGTGGTACCAGTGATTATCTTGAGAAGGGTGCTCTTTCCTGCGCCGTTGACCCCGATGATGCCGACTGCCTCACCGGGCTGGACGGTGAAATTGATGTCCCTGAGCACCCAGTGGAGCTGATGGCGGGGTTTTCCGCGTGGGTCCATCCATTCCGCCAGCCGGGCCCATTGGCTGGGGTATCGTTTGTAGGCCTTTCCTAGCTTGGAGACTATGATCATAAATAAAGCTATCAGCTATCAGCTGTCAGTTTTCAGCTATTATTTGTCATGTTTGGGGAGAGGGGTTGTTTTTGGCGATGAGGTCTTGAGAGTGCATATCTCACGGATTCAGGTTCCTCTTGAATTCGCCAAAATAAGGCTTCAGCCGGGGTAACGGGTTCTGTAGGGGCGGGTTCTGAACCCGCCCCTACACGGCAGCTGATAGCTGCTAGCTTTTTTCATAATTCGTCTACCATTTCGCCTGCGTGTTTACGGAATAGCCAGATGCCCAGTGCGCACAGTAGCACGGACAGCATGGTTACGAGCCACAGGCTACGCCAATGCGGCCATTGGCCTTTGACAAGTATGGTCTGATATCCTTCCATGAGGTTGGCCAAAGGGTTCAGGCCTATGATCGGCCTGGCCCATTCGGGGAGGACCGAGGCTGGGTAAACGATTGGGGTCAGCCAGAACCAGAACTGCAGGAGCACGCCGAACAACTGGCCGACGTCACGAAAGAAGACATTGAGTATGCCCAGGGTGATGCCAAGGCCGATGGAGAAGGCGACCA from the Deltaproteobacteria bacterium genome contains:
- a CDS encoding glycosyltransferase family 4 protein → MNIAIVTPSPIPFVIGGAEKLFWGLLNAINQLTPHSAELIKIPCNGNHFWGIIEGAYRFSQLNLDHFDLVITTKDPAWLISHPNHMVYMQHKCRGVYDLYHKTGQPVDFTPNHKELERLDNMLRTTPSRAMLPLFFQELFRLKDIQDRLDPLTFAFPGPLTRAIIHWLDSAALTTDQIRYWRAISRNVALREGYFPKNADMSAIVIKVIHHPTDLCGLHTGDYRHIFTASRLEGLKRIDLLITAFKSLPQRLRSSVEFHIAGTGGQQEALQKLASDTPQIHFLGYLNDSSLVETYSSALFVPFVPYDEDYGLITLEAMLSGKAVLTTLDSGGVNELVTHNETGLCVEPRPGSIADAMKELIENREKTIEMGKRAKESVRHINWQNTVDALLEGVEPQGPNRKALAPSSMSPSRSQVATNVFIPKVVVVNTFQVQPPLSGGQKRIFHIYKELSSIADISLVSIGGFDPHNTSGIPSQSFITPNFEELIVPRNPRFHRHTVEVSTCLGVSADDIASIEGFKLLSSYEKAISSRIGHASLVVLSHPYLFHAVRRCWSGPIWYEAHNVEYDIKSAMLPDTEPARAYLRQVFEVEMRACKEAQLIIACSEQDAMRLVKLYGIGPEVILVVPNGVDFSSVAPLSSDEKAALKRRLGIDMPVALFIGSLHKPNIEALPVIRSLSEACPDILFLVLGSVCEAESAPSGSNLWFLGRLDDEEKNIVLRSSDIGLNPVVSGSGTNLKLVEYAAAGLVCLTTKIGNRGLAFKNGIHLYEAELDEFASILKKIVSQLGSDNTQQMTKLASQLAKEKYDWLVVSRPYKEKLAMLPTYNPKSCTTRP
- a CDS encoding methyltransferase domain-containing protein codes for the protein MKKMQVDRDAFLRNIKQETKRLTKQMGYLQSKKNADSLADILSLDGEEFIDAAYRYVLSRTPDEYGMSYYRTCLAQGRLDKKDILCRLAYSKEARKAGFKSDEIGISRLVLNLPAIGPLFRYLKCFFNPLSLYKNLKSLEFELYQVKKDKKILEGFLDKLEQELRSVGSRADKLEQELRSVGSRADKLEQELHSVGSRADRVERDLHLRVDEFRQAAFQKASALSDEVARIRRTALDLDRRLNLQALRALRSNEADAYSVQQESLSSLSSVYVDFEDSFRGSREEIEDKLKRYLPLLPKPETRPRCLDLGCGRGEWLELLRWHGYDAIGVDKNPNLSAMAMEYGFEVVFDDVFHFLSVQKGASFHVVTAFHFIEHLSFSSQLLLLDEVYRVLVPGGIAIFETPNPRNILVGSGDFYRDPDHIRPVFPDTLQFLGSARDFRPSKAYFLEQDGLVEADLYRFDKLEDYVKVSRDFVWIGTKPSL
- a CDS encoding DUF4214 domain-containing protein; the protein is MQFNLFRQTYVVLLFSLLCLFTVTESAFSDLEPPYLFEIIQQPSAMSSRAEPSGGANRIRVSANIQLIRPGAISSTEFTLLMPDQKMIIAEKRVTDRARNSWTWFGKVKGDELSSVVLTVVDGVMNGKIVTQNASYIVEPDGADYVIIKEDSSYIKTSPDDYLIPMIEHENLPYKAAQAYSTTTESGEYIDVLVLYTQQFYTKYSSQLASKIQHAIDIANEAFNNSGINTQLRLVHSALFTDSQASESAKINDVLYYITGTTGSCSSFNPPAPPETISSLREQYKADIVALFRVYQGGGSCGLSWILKKEGFCNPYYAFNVTDFKSASEGYYYCSDTSFAHEIGHLLGGDHDRRTGCSQGFYPYSCGYGIDNQFVTIMAYETSFTKANTILYYSNPAKSYNGFPTGVSSNDPNGADNAKTFNDTRRIVANYRVASDTTCTYSIDPTSQSFTAAGGFGSVSVSSSSPTCTWTATSNNSWLSITSGSSGTGDGIVEYSVAANTGSISRTGTLTIAGKTLSVSQSGTSNSQYLDEVQKIYIAYYGRPADPDGQDYWTARLADANGDLSQIIMAFGTSNEFTERYGGFTNDELIDTIYQQMFSRNPDEGGKEYYLYNLNNGLMKLQTITLDVLNGAQNSDLITINNKLEVANYFTEKVRAGCTYDSEQIGVYFLSGITSSTTTVAQAKAGIDSYCQAF
- a CDS encoding TolC family protein, with protein sequence MLYFILYLLYCAFTLPLAHAHEVEDPDFDYFKLPFNQSFPKEPSCLEDLKKADQLTHKYGLLELYNLAKERDGTLLAAKAQLEGKYAEKGIARSNLLPHIDTGASLSKIDHTLLNYGTTPKMQGLYSAYNYSVTLTQPLFDVESWYGFKSADLRIQSAEADVLYAEQNLIQRLAEAFFNVIIAYNTEDLTRKERDRLIEVLREAETKFRERTTDIVSVYEAKAALDAQEAKLEKAIGERENFESELSRIAGIRISARQIKAISNFEPASPEPSDVSAWITYTLKNHPVLIKARNELAVAENEVKRAYAGYLPTAQLYSSYSVRKGDAFLSELKTEDFAYGVTLKMPVFEGFRTKSTVSAYAAMRKEASEKLKAYEDDLSKKTEIAFSNVKANQRLYAALKKQLESACVQLKGVRKGRAIGTRTQTDLINAEQAYFNAEVELKNALCNDLILSIRLKAASGCLSVDEIKKLDKLLNDKVIY